One genomic window of Sodaliphilus pleomorphus includes the following:
- a CDS encoding M3 family metallopeptidase, translated as MKKVLLSLLAIGCLATGAAGANKTNVKQHQNPFLKPYTTQYGIPPFEKITLDDYIPAIKAGIEQQNQEIAAIVASKKTPDFENTVLALDNCGEILSRVSYVFYALSESDATPEMQKLAEQVSPMLTAQSDAMYMNPGLFARVKAVHDNADALKLDKAQRRLTDKYYKRFVRNGALLDAAHKDTLKAINKRLASLQLNFTQNVMHEIANNLIVVDSKERLSGLPQSTIDDAAKLAGEKGMPGKWVFTASGATRLSVLTNADDRDLRKQMYETYTHTASRGNAYDNSAIINEIMQLRQKKAKMLGFKTFADYAVDPWMAKTPEAAEKLLMQLWKPAVKKVDEEVADMQRYADSHGGNFKIAAYDYYYYAEKVKKEKFNFSEDQVRPYFVLDSVVKNGIFYVAKKLYGLNFKVMPKAPKYNPEVTVYDVTDNNGKHVAVFMTDYFPRATKAQGAWMSELNAAYDFGGKSERPIIYNVASLTPPTKDAPSLLTLDEVETVFHEFGHALNGMLTRAPYKGLEGTNIDRDMVEQPSQMNENFALVPEVLKNYAKNYKTGEVIPQNLVDKIIETSKFNQGFMTTELVGAALLDIEWHKLDFAKDIDVKAFENWVSRRLGKPEVVEYRYRSPYFKHIFDNDQYSCGYYTYLWSEVLAADAWNRFETEGPLNPAVAADYMHYILEPGDTDDAMTLYKKFSGHEPNADALLRARGLK; from the coding sequence ATGAAGAAAGTATTATTATCACTCCTGGCCATAGGGTGCCTTGCAACAGGCGCCGCCGGGGCAAACAAAACCAACGTGAAACAGCATCAAAATCCATTCTTGAAACCCTATACCACACAGTATGGGATTCCACCCTTTGAGAAAATCACCCTCGACGACTACATTCCCGCCATCAAAGCCGGCATCGAGCAGCAAAACCAAGAGATAGCCGCCATCGTGGCCAGCAAGAAGACGCCCGACTTTGAAAACACGGTGCTCGCACTCGACAACTGCGGCGAGATACTGAGCCGCGTGTCCTATGTGTTCTACGCCTTGAGCGAGAGCGACGCCACGCCCGAGATGCAGAAGCTCGCCGAGCAAGTGTCGCCCATGCTCACGGCACAGAGCGACGCCATGTATATGAATCCCGGCCTCTTTGCCCGCGTCAAGGCTGTGCACGACAATGCCGATGCACTGAAGCTCGACAAGGCACAACGGCGCCTCACCGACAAGTACTACAAGCGCTTTGTGCGCAACGGCGCCCTGCTCGACGCCGCCCACAAAGACACACTCAAAGCCATCAACAAGCGCCTGGCCTCGCTGCAACTCAACTTCACCCAAAACGTGATGCACGAGATTGCCAACAACCTGATTGTGGTCGACAGCAAGGAGCGTCTCTCGGGGCTGCCCCAGTCGACCATCGACGACGCCGCCAAGCTGGCCGGCGAGAAGGGCATGCCGGGCAAGTGGGTGTTTACCGCCTCGGGCGCAACCCGCCTGAGCGTGCTCACCAACGCCGACGACCGCGACCTGCGCAAGCAGATGTATGAGACCTACACCCACACGGCCAGCCGCGGCAATGCCTACGACAACAGCGCCATCATCAACGAGATCATGCAGCTGCGCCAGAAGAAAGCCAAGATGCTTGGCTTCAAGACCTTTGCCGACTATGCTGTCGACCCCTGGATGGCCAAGACCCCCGAGGCTGCCGAGAAGCTGCTCATGCAACTGTGGAAGCCCGCAGTGAAAAAGGTGGACGAGGAAGTGGCCGACATGCAGCGCTATGCCGACAGCCACGGTGGCAACTTCAAGATTGCCGCCTACGACTATTACTACTATGCCGAGAAGGTGAAGAAAGAGAAATTCAACTTCAGCGAGGACCAGGTGCGCCCCTACTTTGTGCTCGACAGCGTGGTGAAAAACGGCATCTTCTATGTCGCCAAGAAGCTCTACGGCCTCAACTTCAAGGTTATGCCCAAGGCGCCGAAGTACAACCCCGAGGTGACCGTGTATGACGTGACCGACAACAACGGCAAGCACGTGGCCGTGTTCATGACCGACTATTTCCCGCGTGCCACCAAGGCACAAGGCGCATGGATGAGCGAGCTCAACGCAGCCTACGACTTCGGCGGCAAGAGCGAACGCCCCATCATCTACAACGTGGCCAGCCTCACGCCTCCCACCAAAGACGCCCCCTCGCTGCTCACGCTCGACGAGGTAGAAACCGTGTTCCACGAGTTTGGCCATGCCCTCAACGGCATGCTCACCCGCGCCCCCTACAAGGGACTTGAAGGCACCAACATCGACCGCGACATGGTGGAGCAGCCCTCGCAGATGAACGAGAACTTCGCGCTCGTGCCCGAGGTGCTCAAGAACTATGCCAAGAATTACAAGACCGGCGAGGTGATACCGCAAAATCTCGTCGACAAGATCATCGAGACCAGCAAGTTCAACCAGGGCTTCATGACCACCGAGCTGGTGGGCGCCGCCCTGCTCGACATCGAGTGGCACAAGCTCGACTTTGCCAAGGATATCGACGTCAAGGCTTTTGAAAACTGGGTGTCGCGTCGCCTGGGCAAGCCCGAGGTGGTGGAATACCGCTATCGCAGCCCCTACTTCAAGCACATCTTCGACAACGACCAGTACAGCTGCGGCTACTACACCTACCTGTGGAGCGAGGTGCTTGCAGCCGACGCTTGGAACCGCTTTGAGACCGAGGGCCCGCTCAACCCAGCCGTTGCGGCCGACTACATGCACTACATCCTGGAGCCAGGCGACACCGACGATGCCATGACGCTCTACAAGAAGTTCAGCGGCCACGAGCCCAACGCCGACGCCCTGCTGCGCGCCCGCGGCCTCAAGTGA